The following proteins come from a genomic window of Labeo rohita strain BAU-BD-2019 chromosome 25, IGBB_LRoh.1.0, whole genome shotgun sequence:
- the fezf1 gene encoding fez family zinc finger protein 1, whose translation MDSALYHSAGIFGAPSASTGGSMIASSKPLAFSIERIMARTPEPKSIPFPNLFHAPVGKAEPKQSPAPLHCMIPLMPLACEPPHKLHVNGLDHPDAFPYNANELLSLGLNYKNEQQDATTPSAIGQYKLFRPRVVNQSSFHAMGAAVCYLNCGETACPPHAGLVNLHPMASYLLNTPLHGRQKSLFSSEKSKPGAAADRCPPPGVSFKELSHSHLHHYMKESAHILSEKLFKNSAAKLNSGSPQTKPKVFTCEVCGKVFNAHYNLTRHMPVHTGARPFVCKVCGKGFRQASTLCRHKIIHTQEKPHKCNQCGKAFNRSSTLNTHTRIHAGYKPFICEFCGKGFHQKGNYKNHKLTHSGEKQFKCNICNKAFHQVYNLTFHMHTHNDKKPFTCPTCGKGFCRNFDLKKHIRKLHDISPGPHSPSTPTANLEAQ comes from the exons ATGGACAGCGCGCTGTACCACTCAGCGGGAATATTCGGCGCCCCTTCGGCTTCGACGGGAGGAAGCATGATCGCGAGTTCCAAACCTCTCGCTTTTTCGATCGAAAGGATTATGGCCAGGACGCCCGAACCAAAGTCGATACCGTTCCCGAACTTGTTCCACGCTCCCGTGGGGAAAGCGGAGCCCAAGCAGTCTCCCGCGCCGCTGCACTGCATGATCCCCCTCATGCCGCTCGCCTGCGAGCCGCCTCATAAACTTCACGTCAATGGATTAGACCACCCTGACGCTTTTCCCTACAACGCGAACGAGCTGCTGAGCCTCGGCTTGAATTACAAGAACGAACAGCAAGACGCGACGACCCCGTCGGCCATAGGACAGTACAAACTCTTCCGGCCGCGCGTGGTCAACCAGTCGTCGTTCCACGCCATGGGCGCCGCCGTCTGTTACCTGAACTGCGGGGAAACCGCGTGTCCGCCTCACGCGGGTCTGGTGAACCTACACCCCATGGCGTCGTATCTCCTCAACACGCCGCTGCACGGCCGTCAGAAGAGCCTGTTCTCCTCGGAGAAGAGCAAACCGGGCGCCGCGGCGGACAGGTGTCCCCCTCCCGGCGTGTCTTTTAAGGAGCTTTCTCACTCTCACCTCCACCATTACATGAAGGAGAGCGCGCACATCTTGTCGGAGAAGTTGTTCAAGAACTCCGCGGCCAAACTAAACAGCGGCTCTCCTCAAACCAAACCAAAGGTGTTCACCTGTGAAGTTTGTGGCAAG GTGTTCAACGCGCACTATAATTTAACGCGTCACATGCCGGTTCACACGGGCGCCAGACCGTTCGTCTGCAAAGTGTGCGGCAAAGGGTTCAGACAAGCGAGCACCCTGTGTCGCCATAAAATCATCCACACTCAG GAAAAACCGCATAAATGCAACCAATGTGGCAAAGCTTTTAACCGAAGTTCAACTCTCAACACTCACACACGAATTCACGCGGGATACAAACCCTTCATCTGTGAATTCTGCGGCaaaggatttcatcaaaaag GAAACTACAAGAACCACAAACTGACCCACAGCGGAGAAAAACAGTTCAAGTGCAATATCTGCAACAAAGCCTTCCACCAGGTGTACAACCTCACGTTTCACATGCACACGCACAACGACAAGAAGCCTTTCACCTGTCCGACATGCGGCAAGGGTTTCTGCAGGAACTTTGATCTTAAGAAACACATTAGGAAACTGCACGACATTTCCCCAGGACCCCACTCACCATCGACACCAACTGCGAACCTGGAGGCGCAGTAA